Proteins from a single region of Egicoccus sp. AB-alg2:
- a CDS encoding Fpg/Nei family DNA glycosylase yields MLELPEVEVLRKDLEKEVVGKKVKDVTVATAALVTSFHGKRPEFVKALTGRKIEAVRRRGRVLFVDLDDQHTWVIDPGEQGFLHRETATESPGADTHLAVSFTVGGAVHLTEPGEVTARTGVVPNERALEAAEVAPDALDPLDDNPTWMEFGRFLQAADQPLKLLLLDPAVIAGIGPVYSDEILWEAGLRHDRQSSSLSTQEVRRLYRAMQEVLQAAMKAAGPSLDDSDGGDAVDDDGEAAEHLHVFGREGLPCHRCRKPIARTRVKKGVYTFHCPQCMI; encoded by the coding sequence GTGCTGGAACTGCCCGAGGTCGAGGTGCTGCGCAAGGACCTCGAGAAAGAGGTCGTCGGCAAGAAGGTCAAGGACGTCACCGTGGCCACGGCCGCGCTGGTGACCAGCTTCCACGGCAAGCGGCCGGAGTTCGTCAAGGCGCTGACGGGCCGCAAGATCGAGGCGGTCCGACGACGGGGCCGGGTCTTGTTCGTCGACCTCGACGACCAGCACACCTGGGTGATCGACCCGGGCGAGCAGGGCTTCCTGCACCGCGAGACGGCGACGGAGTCGCCCGGTGCCGACACCCACCTGGCGGTCAGCTTCACGGTCGGCGGGGCGGTCCACCTGACCGAGCCGGGGGAGGTGACCGCGCGCACCGGTGTCGTGCCCAACGAACGGGCGCTGGAGGCCGCCGAGGTCGCCCCTGACGCGCTCGACCCGTTGGACGACAACCCGACCTGGATGGAGTTCGGGCGCTTCCTGCAGGCCGCCGACCAGCCCCTGAAGCTGCTGTTGCTGGACCCAGCCGTGATCGCGGGGATCGGTCCCGTCTACAGCGACGAGATCCTGTGGGAAGCGGGCCTGCGTCACGACCGGCAGTCCTCGTCGCTGTCGACGCAGGAGGTCCGTCGCCTGTACCGCGCCATGCAGGAGGTCCTGCAGGCGGCGATGAAGGCGGCCGGGCCCAGCCTGGACGACAGTGACGGCGGGGACGCCGTCGACGACGACGGCGAGGCCGCCGAGCACCTGCACGTCTTCGGCCGCGAGGGACTGCCGTGTCACCGGTGCCGCAAGCCGATCGCGCGCACGCGGGTCAAGAAGGGCGTCTACACCTTCCATTGTCCGCAGTGCATGATCTGA
- the rnc gene encoding ribonuclease III yields the protein MSAPLEFPPASDLATLLDVHFDDPRLLEQALIHRSWAFENGGAEPNERLEFLGDAVLALVVTDEIYHAHPTEQEGRLAKVRSAAVKTESLAEIARVLGLGRFVRLGRGEAISGGADKDSILADTLEAVIGAVYLDSGFVGAYDLVERLFAQRLLDLAERDAALDYKTSLQELTAARFDVLPRYEVQDTGPDHQKIFTARVVVDGEVVGTGTGRSKKQAEQVAAREAYRTLVARVESDGPEPVR from the coding sequence GTGAGCGCGCCGCTGGAGTTCCCGCCCGCGAGCGACCTCGCCACGCTGCTCGACGTGCACTTCGACGACCCCAGACTGCTCGAGCAGGCACTGATCCACCGCTCGTGGGCGTTCGAGAACGGCGGCGCCGAACCCAACGAGCGGCTGGAGTTCCTCGGCGACGCCGTGCTCGCCCTGGTCGTCACCGACGAGATCTACCACGCCCACCCGACCGAGCAGGAAGGCCGGCTCGCCAAGGTGCGCTCGGCCGCGGTGAAGACCGAGTCGCTGGCGGAGATCGCCCGGGTGCTGGGCCTGGGCCGCTTCGTCCGCCTCGGCCGGGGCGAGGCCATCTCCGGCGGCGCCGACAAGGACTCCATCCTGGCCGACACGCTGGAAGCGGTGATCGGCGCGGTCTACCTCGACAGTGGCTTCGTGGGCGCCTACGACCTCGTCGAGCGGCTCTTCGCCCAGCGGCTGCTCGACCTCGCCGAGCGCGATGCGGCCCTGGACTACAAGACGAGCCTGCAGGAGCTCACCGCGGCGCGGTTCGACGTGCTGCCGCGCTACGAGGTGCAGGACACCGGCCCCGACCACCAGAAGATCTTCACGGCGCGGGTCGTGGTCGACGGCGAGGTCGTCGGCACGGGGACCGGTCGGAGCAAGAAGCAGGCCGAACAGGTCGCAGCCCGCGAGGCGTACCGGACCCTCGTGGCGCGCGTGGAGTCCGACGGTCCGGAGCCCGTCCGCTAG
- the rpmF gene encoding 50S ribosomal protein L32 — protein sequence MAVPKRKLSRSRTRHRKAQWLRTAAPTTANCKRCKAPVRPHTVCGTCGAYGGRTVLEVE from the coding sequence ATGGCCGTCCCGAAGCGGAAGCTGTCGCGTTCGCGTACGCGCCACCGCAAGGCCCAGTGGCTGCGCACGGCCGCGCCGACCACCGCCAACTGCAAGCGCTGCAAGGCGCCGGTGCGCCCCCACACGGTGTGTGGCACCTGCGGCGCCTACGGCGGCCGGACGGTGCTCGAGGTCGAGTAA
- a CDS encoding DUF177 domain-containing protein, producing MRVTVTELVDNPGATRALSRAAAVEEFGEEAWGPAEGALRGDIQLALDLDAVVEGILVRGSVGVDLELPCGRCLTPQPVHVDSDVAELFVDPAKREDDDEEDPGYELIDDRTAIDLTTMVRDALLVDLPVRVLCREDCKGLCEVCGTDRNRHDCGHRPDAAPDPRWAKLADLDLPSE from the coding sequence GTGCGCGTCACCGTCACCGAGCTCGTCGACAACCCGGGTGCCACCCGGGCGTTGTCGCGTGCCGCGGCGGTCGAGGAGTTCGGCGAGGAGGCCTGGGGCCCGGCCGAGGGCGCCCTGCGGGGCGACATCCAGCTGGCCCTCGACCTCGACGCCGTCGTCGAGGGGATCCTCGTGCGCGGCTCGGTCGGGGTCGATCTGGAGCTGCCCTGCGGTCGCTGCCTGACCCCGCAGCCCGTGCACGTCGACAGCGACGTCGCGGAGCTGTTCGTCGACCCCGCGAAGCGCGAGGACGACGACGAGGAGGACCCGGGCTACGAGTTGATCGACGACCGCACGGCGATCGACCTGACGACGATGGTGCGCGATGCGCTGCTCGTGGACCTGCCCGTCCGCGTGCTGTGCCGCGAGGACTGCAAGGGCCTGTGCGAGGTCTGCGGCACCGACCGCAACCGGCACGACTGCGGCCACCGGCCCGACGCCGCCCCCGATCCACGCTGGGCGAAGCTGGCCGACCTGGACCTGCCGAGCGAGTAG
- the coaD gene encoding pantetheine-phosphate adenylyltransferase, producing the protein MTVSVVVPGSFDPITLGHLDIVRRACERFDHVTVAVLENPRKQGLFSVDERLQLIRAVVGEIDNLAVERFEGLLVDFCRAHDIGIICKGLRAVSDFEYELQMAQMNRRIGGIETVFMSTSPEHSYLSSSLVKEVARYGGPLDGTVPDVVADALRDKFAAAGG; encoded by the coding sequence GTGACGGTCTCGGTGGTGGTGCCCGGCAGCTTCGACCCGATCACGCTGGGCCACCTCGACATCGTGCGGCGGGCGTGCGAACGGTTCGACCACGTCACCGTGGCGGTGCTGGAGAACCCCCGCAAGCAGGGCCTGTTCTCGGTCGACGAGCGCCTGCAGCTGATCCGCGCCGTCGTCGGCGAGATCGACAACCTCGCCGTCGAGCGGTTCGAGGGCCTGCTGGTCGACTTCTGCCGGGCGCACGACATCGGCATCATCTGCAAGGGGCTGCGGGCGGTCAGCGACTTCGAGTACGAGCTGCAGATGGCGCAGATGAACCGCCGCATCGGCGGGATCGAGACCGTGTTCATGTCGACCTCGCCGGAGCACTCCTATCTGTCGAGCTCGCTCGTGAAGGAGGTCGCCCGCTACGGCGGCCCGCTCGACGGCACCGTGCCCGACGTCGTTGCCGACGCCCTGCGCGACAAGTTCGCCGCGGCTGGCGGGTGA
- the rsmD gene encoding 16S rRNA (guanine(966)-N(2))-methyltransferase RsmD, whose product MRVVAGAARGRRLVAPKGHDVRPTTDRVKEALFSSLQPLLPGAHVLDVFAGAGGLGIEALSRGAASVTFVERARPALDALRRNLDTVGLPGAEVVATDVGRALRGALPGAPFDVVLADPPYRFDAEELQAVLAGLLDHLVDGATVVVERAARDAPPPWPVELLPQPPRRYGDTALHRAELRTRDDDASVRRQR is encoded by the coding sequence GTGCGGGTCGTCGCCGGTGCGGCACGCGGGCGTCGACTGGTCGCCCCCAAGGGTCATGACGTGCGCCCCACCACCGATCGGGTCAAGGAGGCGCTCTTCTCCTCCCTGCAGCCGCTGCTGCCCGGCGCGCACGTACTGGACGTGTTCGCGGGTGCCGGCGGGCTGGGCATCGAAGCGCTCTCGCGCGGCGCGGCCTCGGTGACCTTCGTGGAGCGCGCCCGGCCGGCCCTGGACGCGCTTCGCCGCAACCTCGACACCGTCGGCCTGCCCGGCGCCGAGGTGGTCGCGACCGATGTCGGACGGGCGCTGCGCGGCGCGCTGCCGGGCGCACCGTTCGACGTCGTGCTCGCCGACCCGCCCTACCGGTTCGACGCCGAGGAGTTGCAGGCGGTACTCGCGGGCCTGCTCGACCACCTCGTCGACGGCGCCACGGTGGTCGTCGAGCGAGCGGCACGCGACGCGCCACCCCCGTGGCCGGTGGAACTGCTCCCGCAACCGCCCCGCCGCTACGGTGACACCGCCCTGCACCGCGCCGAGCTGCGCACCAGGGACGACGACGCGTCGGTCAGGAGGCAGCGGTGA
- a CDS encoding S9 family peptidase, giving the protein MTAPSEPPLAERRPHQVTRHGETVEDPWFWLREREDPAVRTHLEAENAWTQAHLAPLEPLIDTLFGEIRSRVQETDASVPTLDGGWLYYRRTLEGQQYGIHCRRAAPAGVDDVRTLPDDLRRPVDPAAPPDDEVVLLDENVEAAEHEFFRLGGYAVSPDHKLAAELVDTNGSERFTIRVRDLATGELLDDVIEGAAYSLAWFDDSATFLYAVPDDAWRPYQVKRHRLGTDPAEDELVLQEDDERFWLGVGRMRSDRYLAISIGSKVTSEWHLLDAADPAARPRLVAPREYGVEYDVDHRGDRLLIVTNADGAEDFKLVTAPVDTPGREHWRDLVAHRPGVRLEGVDAFASHLVLHERTQARTQLRVVDPDTGEGDVLQMEEEVYSAGTGPNPAFASRVLRIVYTSLTTPTQVIDVDLDTGERTLLKQQPVRGGYDRTRYVSWREWATAADGTRVPVSLVRHADTPLDGTAPCLLYGYGSYEISIDPGFSPVRLSLLDRGFVFAIAHVRGGGEMGRRWYEDGKFLAKPNTFTDFVACADHLVEQGITARDRLAVRGGSAGGLLIGAALNLRPDLAAAAVAEVPFVDVVNTMSDPSIPLTVIEYDEWGNPEEPDYYEVMRSYSPYDNVRPADYPALFVTAGLNDPRVQYWEPAKWVAKLRATATGGGPILLRTELGAGHAGRSGRYDAWRDEARVLAFVIDRVGAGAPRSGAPR; this is encoded by the coding sequence GTGACCGCACCGTCCGAGCCCCCGCTCGCCGAACGCCGTCCGCACCAGGTCACCCGCCACGGCGAGACGGTCGAGGATCCCTGGTTCTGGCTCCGCGAGCGGGAGGACCCGGCGGTCCGCACCCACCTCGAGGCCGAGAACGCGTGGACGCAGGCGCACCTCGCGCCGCTCGAGCCGCTGATCGACACCCTCTTCGGGGAGATCCGCAGCCGGGTCCAGGAGACCGACGCCTCCGTCCCGACGCTCGACGGCGGCTGGCTCTACTACCGCCGCACGCTCGAGGGACAGCAGTACGGCATCCACTGCAGGCGAGCAGCGCCGGCCGGCGTCGACGACGTCCGCACGCTGCCCGACGACCTGCGCCGGCCGGTCGACCCGGCCGCACCGCCGGACGACGAGGTCGTGCTGCTCGACGAGAACGTCGAGGCGGCCGAGCACGAGTTCTTCCGGCTCGGCGGCTATGCGGTCAGCCCGGACCACAAGCTCGCCGCGGAACTGGTCGACACCAACGGCTCGGAGCGGTTCACGATCCGGGTGCGCGACCTGGCGACCGGTGAGTTGCTCGACGACGTGATCGAGGGGGCGGCCTACTCGCTGGCGTGGTTCGACGACTCGGCGACGTTTCTCTACGCCGTGCCCGACGACGCCTGGCGGCCGTACCAGGTCAAGCGTCACCGGCTCGGGACCGACCCGGCCGAGGACGAACTGGTCCTGCAGGAGGACGACGAGCGGTTCTGGCTCGGCGTCGGCCGGATGCGGTCCGACCGTTACCTCGCCATCTCGATCGGCAGCAAGGTCACCAGCGAGTGGCATCTGCTCGACGCCGCCGACCCGGCCGCGCGGCCGCGCCTGGTCGCGCCCCGCGAGTACGGCGTGGAGTACGACGTCGACCACCGTGGCGACCGGCTGTTGATCGTGACCAACGCCGACGGCGCCGAGGACTTCAAGCTCGTCACCGCCCCTGTCGACACGCCCGGACGCGAGCACTGGCGCGACCTCGTGGCGCACCGTCCCGGCGTGCGGCTCGAGGGCGTCGACGCGTTCGCCAGCCACCTCGTCCTCCACGAGCGCACGCAGGCCCGCACCCAGCTGCGGGTCGTCGACCCGGACACGGGCGAGGGTGACGTCCTGCAGATGGAGGAGGAGGTCTACAGCGCCGGGACGGGCCCCAATCCCGCCTTCGCCTCGCGGGTGCTGCGGATCGTCTACACGTCGCTGACCACGCCCACGCAGGTGATCGACGTCGACCTCGACACCGGCGAGCGCACGCTGCTGAAGCAACAGCCGGTCCGTGGCGGCTACGACCGCACCCGTTACGTCTCCTGGCGCGAATGGGCCACCGCCGCCGACGGCACGCGGGTGCCCGTCAGCCTCGTCCGGCACGCCGACACCCCCCTCGACGGCACCGCTCCGTGCCTGTTGTACGGCTACGGGTCCTACGAGATCTCGATCGACCCCGGCTTCTCGCCCGTCCGGCTGTCGCTGCTCGACCGCGGGTTCGTGTTCGCGATCGCCCACGTCCGTGGCGGTGGCGAGATGGGGCGCCGCTGGTACGAGGACGGCAAGTTCCTCGCCAAGCCGAACACGTTCACGGACTTCGTGGCCTGCGCCGACCACCTCGTCGAGCAGGGCATCACCGCGCGCGACCGTCTGGCGGTCCGTGGCGGCTCGGCCGGCGGGCTGTTGATCGGCGCCGCGCTCAACCTGCGGCCCGACCTCGCCGCCGCCGCGGTCGCCGAGGTGCCCTTCGTCGACGTCGTCAACACCATGTCGGACCCGTCGATCCCGCTGACCGTCATCGAGTACGACGAGTGGGGCAACCCCGAGGAGCCGGACTACTACGAGGTGATGCGCTCGTACTCGCCGTACGACAACGTCCGGCCGGCCGACTACCCGGCGCTGTTCGTCACGGCCGGGCTCAACGACCCCCGCGTGCAGTACTGGGAGCCGGCCAAGTGGGTGGCGAAGCTGCGCGCCACCGCGACGGGCGGTGGGCCGATCCTGCTGCGCACCGAACTCGGCGCCGGCCACGCCGGACGCTCGGGCCGCTACGACGCCTGGCGCGACGAGGCCCGCGTGCTCGCGTTCGTGATCGACCGGGTCGGTGCCGGGGCTCCGCGCTCGGGCGCGCCGCGCTAG
- a CDS encoding acetoacetate--CoA ligase: protein MGTLLWEPADDARERTNMGRFLTWVERTHGLDLPDYHAAWRWSVEDAESFWAALVAWFDLPLHAPYERVLTDASMPGAVWLPGARLNYAEQALRWTGDGPAIVARSQTRDEVVLTRDGLRDQVARAAAGLRRLGVGPGDRVVGYLPNVPETMVAFLACAAIGAVWSSCAPEFGVKAVVDRVRQIEPTVLLAVDGYRYGRRTVERHDEVAHIRDALPSLRATVVLPYLHDAVDRARFPGVTSWAELLAEPAPLRFEAVPFDHPLYVLYSSGTTGLPKAIVHGHGGILLEHVKILGLHHDLGDGSVFTWFTTTGWMMWNYLVSGLTVGATVVLLDGDPAHPDLMTLWRLAAETGLDVLGVGAPFLLACRKAGLRPRDEVDLSRLRQIGSTGSPLPPEGFGWVRDAVGEHVQVCSASGGTDVCTAFVAAAPLLPVHAGEIPCRCLGASVEAFDPHGHPVVGERGELVLTRPMPSMPVGFWNDADGSRYRAAYFEDIPGVWRHGDWLEITDRGTCIITGRSDATLNRGGVRMGTSEFYAVVEDVEGVADSLVVHLTDRAGDLDRLVLFVVLTAGQDLDDDLRARLAHAIRSELSPRHVPDEVHVVPAVPRTISGKKMEVPVKRLLEGEPLAAVANPGAMANPDSLAAFTAARADTA from the coding sequence TTGGGCACGCTGCTGTGGGAGCCGGCGGACGACGCCCGCGAGCGCACGAACATGGGCCGCTTCCTGACGTGGGTGGAACGGACCCACGGCCTCGACCTGCCCGACTACCACGCGGCCTGGCGGTGGTCGGTCGAGGACGCGGAGTCGTTCTGGGCCGCGCTCGTCGCCTGGTTCGACCTGCCGTTGCACGCGCCCTACGAGCGCGTCCTGACCGACGCGTCGATGCCCGGCGCGGTATGGCTGCCGGGTGCGCGCCTCAACTACGCCGAGCAGGCCCTGCGCTGGACGGGGGACGGGCCGGCGATCGTCGCCCGCTCGCAGACGCGTGACGAGGTGGTGCTGACCCGCGACGGCCTGCGCGACCAGGTCGCGCGTGCGGCGGCCGGGTTGCGCCGCCTGGGCGTCGGCCCCGGCGACCGCGTCGTCGGCTACCTGCCCAACGTCCCCGAGACCATGGTGGCGTTCCTCGCCTGCGCCGCGATCGGGGCGGTGTGGTCCTCGTGTGCCCCGGAGTTCGGGGTCAAGGCGGTCGTCGACCGGGTCCGTCAGATCGAGCCGACCGTGCTGCTGGCCGTCGACGGCTACCGCTACGGCCGGCGGACCGTCGAGCGGCACGACGAGGTCGCCCACATCCGCGACGCCCTCCCGAGCCTGCGTGCCACGGTCGTCCTGCCCTATCTGCACGACGCGGTCGATCGCGCCCGGTTCCCGGGTGTGACCAGCTGGGCGGAGCTGCTCGCCGAACCGGCGCCGCTGCGGTTCGAGGCCGTGCCGTTCGACCACCCGTTGTACGTGCTCTACAGCTCCGGGACGACCGGGCTGCCGAAGGCGATCGTCCACGGGCACGGGGGAATCCTGCTCGAGCACGTGAAGATCCTCGGGCTCCACCACGACCTCGGCGACGGGTCGGTGTTCACCTGGTTCACGACCACCGGGTGGATGATGTGGAACTACCTCGTGTCGGGCCTGACCGTCGGCGCCACCGTCGTGCTGCTCGACGGCGACCCGGCCCACCCGGACCTCATGACCCTGTGGCGGCTGGCGGCGGAGACCGGTCTCGACGTGCTGGGTGTGGGGGCGCCGTTCCTGCTGGCCTGTCGCAAGGCCGGCCTGCGCCCCCGCGACGAGGTCGACCTCTCCCGCCTGCGGCAGATCGGTTCGACCGGTTCGCCGCTGCCACCCGAAGGGTTCGGGTGGGTCCGAGATGCCGTGGGAGAGCACGTCCAGGTCTGCTCGGCGTCGGGCGGCACGGACGTGTGCACGGCCTTCGTGGCCGCCGCCCCGCTGCTGCCCGTCCACGCCGGCGAGATCCCCTGCCGCTGCCTCGGCGCGTCGGTCGAGGCGTTCGACCCCCACGGGCACCCGGTGGTGGGGGAGCGGGGCGAGCTCGTGCTGACGCGGCCCATGCCGTCGATGCCGGTCGGCTTCTGGAACGACGCCGACGGCAGCCGCTACCGCGCCGCCTACTTCGAGGACATTCCGGGGGTGTGGCGCCACGGCGACTGGCTGGAGATCACCGATCGCGGCACCTGCATCATCACGGGGCGGTCGGACGCGACGCTGAACCGCGGCGGCGTGCGGATGGGGACCTCGGAGTTCTACGCGGTCGTGGAGGACGTCGAGGGGGTGGCCGACTCGCTGGTCGTGCACCTGACCGACCGGGCCGGCGACCTCGACCGGTTGGTGCTCTTCGTGGTCCTCACGGCCGGCCAGGACCTCGACGACGACCTACGGGCGCGGCTGGCCCATGCGATCCGCAGCGAGCTCTCGCCGCGCCACGTCCCCGACGAGGTGCACGTCGTGCCGGCCGTCCCGCGCACGATCTCCGGCAAGAAGATGGAGGTGCCGGTCAAGCGCCTCCTCGAGGGCGAACCGCTCGCCGCGGTCGCCAACCCCGGCGCCATGGCCAACCCGGACAGCCTGGCGGCGTTCACCGCGGCCAGGGCCGACACGGCCTGA
- the recG gene encoding ATP-dependent DNA helicase RecG codes for MSDGPIALDDRVDVLAGVGAKARADLADAFGIETVRDLLEHYPRRYQDAGEVLDLSEVRTGEPATLIGEVLNWSTRRVPKRGQRRPLEIAEGRVRQASGRVFTATFFNQNWRAGQLAPGTVAAFSGKVKRFRNDLQLASPDVEVLGRVAAGIDPDAAAERLQHQRLLAVYPATEAWPSFKLARLVEAALERLPTLPDWLPEPLLDELDLLTYDAAIRAIHLPPDHPTQRAARRRLVFDELFTLQLGVQRRRAQLEAEVVGLDNTPVPDGRAQAFLDALPFPPTGAQQRAFAELAQDLGARRPMHRLLQGDVGSGKTVVAVWTLLNAVDNGRQAAFMVPTEVLAEQHFRTLTTLLAPLGVNVLDGIRVELLTSSTPAKARRRILGELLTGDLDVVVGTHALLEEGVRFADLGAVVIDEQHRFGVAQRVKLKEKGGGPTLDPDAADVLPDVLVMTATPIPRSLALTWYGDLDVTVLDELPPGREPITTQLITPAQAARRDRLYEFVRTEAGRGRRAYVVCPLVEAGELPAKDVTSEHRRLSEQVFPDLTVELIHGRMRPDAKDAAMTRFRTGEAQVLVATTVIEVGVDVPEATIMVIEDAERFGISQLHQLRGRVGRGGGTSYCVLFAGWSGAELPEETLRRLEAVAATTDGFVLAETDLELRGAGVLFGRTQSGKKSDIKLADLRRDRGLVEETRARARAVVAEDPDLAAPAHRGFRDEVARRFEGRGVEVVEADGDDELAAFAALETG; via the coding sequence GTGAGCGACGGCCCGATCGCCCTGGACGACCGCGTCGACGTGCTGGCGGGCGTCGGCGCCAAGGCCCGCGCCGATCTCGCCGACGCGTTCGGGATCGAGACCGTCCGCGACCTGCTCGAGCACTACCCGCGCCGCTACCAGGACGCCGGCGAGGTGCTCGACCTCTCCGAGGTCCGCACCGGCGAGCCCGCCACCCTGATCGGCGAGGTGCTGAACTGGAGCACCCGACGCGTGCCCAAGCGTGGTCAGCGCCGGCCCCTGGAGATCGCCGAAGGGCGGGTGCGGCAGGCCAGCGGCCGGGTCTTCACCGCCACCTTCTTCAACCAGAACTGGCGGGCCGGCCAGCTGGCGCCGGGCACCGTGGCCGCCTTCAGCGGCAAGGTCAAGCGCTTCCGCAACGACCTGCAACTGGCCAGCCCCGACGTCGAGGTGCTGGGCCGGGTCGCCGCCGGCATCGACCCGGACGCGGCCGCCGAGCGGCTGCAGCACCAGCGTCTGCTGGCGGTCTACCCGGCGACCGAGGCGTGGCCGTCGTTCAAGCTGGCACGCCTGGTCGAGGCGGCGCTCGAGCGGCTGCCGACGCTGCCGGACTGGCTGCCGGAGCCGCTCCTCGACGAACTGGACCTGCTCACGTACGACGCGGCCATCCGGGCCATCCACCTGCCGCCGGACCACCCGACGCAGCGCGCGGCGCGCCGACGGCTGGTCTTCGACGAGCTGTTCACCCTGCAGTTGGGTGTGCAGCGGCGTCGGGCCCAGCTCGAGGCGGAGGTCGTCGGGCTGGACAACACCCCGGTGCCCGACGGCCGGGCCCAGGCGTTCCTGGACGCGCTGCCGTTCCCGCCGACCGGCGCCCAGCAGCGCGCCTTCGCCGAACTCGCCCAGGACCTCGGCGCGCGTCGCCCGATGCACCGGCTGCTCCAGGGCGACGTCGGCTCCGGCAAGACCGTCGTCGCCGTCTGGACGCTGCTCAATGCGGTCGACAACGGGCGCCAGGCCGCCTTCATGGTCCCGACCGAGGTGCTCGCCGAGCAGCACTTCCGGACGCTGACGACCCTGCTGGCACCGCTGGGCGTCAACGTGCTGGACGGCATCCGGGTGGAGCTGCTGACCTCCTCGACGCCGGCGAAGGCGCGCCGACGCATTCTGGGGGAGTTGCTCACGGGCGACCTCGACGTCGTCGTCGGCACCCACGCGCTGCTGGAGGAGGGCGTGCGGTTCGCCGACCTCGGTGCGGTGGTGATCGACGAGCAGCACCGCTTCGGTGTCGCCCAGCGGGTCAAGCTGAAGGAGAAGGGCGGCGGCCCCACGCTGGATCCGGACGCGGCCGACGTGCTGCCCGACGTGCTGGTGATGACGGCGACCCCGATCCCGCGCTCGCTCGCCCTGACCTGGTACGGCGACCTCGACGTGACGGTGCTGGACGAACTGCCCCCCGGGCGTGAGCCGATCACCACCCAGCTGATCACCCCCGCACAGGCCGCCCGGCGCGACCGGCTCTACGAGTTCGTCCGGACCGAGGCCGGGCGGGGGCGGCGTGCCTACGTCGTCTGCCCGCTGGTCGAGGCCGGCGAGCTGCCAGCGAAGGACGTCACCAGCGAGCACCGCCGCCTGTCCGAACAGGTCTTCCCCGACCTCACCGTCGAGCTGATCCACGGCCGCATGCGTCCCGACGCCAAGGACGCGGCCATGACCAGGTTCCGGACCGGTGAGGCGCAGGTCCTCGTGGCCACGACCGTCATCGAGGTCGGCGTGGACGTCCCCGAGGCGACGATCATGGTCATCGAGGACGCCGAACGGTTCGGGATCAGCCAGCTCCACCAGCTGCGCGGCCGGGTCGGTCGTGGGGGCGGCACCAGCTACTGCGTGCTGTTCGCGGGGTGGTCGGGTGCCGAACTGCCCGAGGAGACGCTGCGGCGCCTGGAGGCGGTGGCCGCCACCACCGACGGGTTCGTGCTCGCCGAGACCGACCTCGAGCTGCGCGGCGCCGGTGTGCTGTTCGGCCGGACCCAGTCGGGCAAGAAGTCCGACATCAAGCTCGCCGACCTGCGGCGCGACCGAGGCCTGGTGGAGGAGACCCGGGCCCGGGCGCGGGCGGTCGTCGCGGAGGATCCCGACCTCGCGGCGCCCGCCCACCGCGGCTTCCGCGACGAGGTGGCGCGCCGGTTCGAGGGCCGCGGCGTCGAGGTGGTCGAGGCCGACGGCGACGACGAGCTGGCCGCCTTCGCGGCGCTCGAGACCGGCTGA